The Candidatus Methylomirabilota bacterium genome contains the following window.
GAGGTTCACGATCCCGGCCTGGAGCGAGGCGTCCAGCGCCGAGACCGCCTCGTCACAGACCACGAACCGTGGGCTGGAGGCGAGCGCCCGGGCGATGCCGACCCGCTGCTTCTCGCCGCCACTCAGCTGGTGGGGGAGGCGCTCGGCGTAGGCCACGGGCAGCTTCACCAGCTGGAGGAGCTCCCTCACCCGCGCCGGGATGCGGGCCGGGTCCATGACCCGGAACAGCTCGAGCGGACGGCCGAGGATCTCCCCCACGCGCTTGCGGGGGTTGAGCGAGGAATCCGGGTTCTGGAAGACGATCTGGGCCCGCCTCCGGAATGCCCGGATCTCCTCGTCCGTGAGGTCGCCGAGCCGGCGCCCCTCGAACTCGATGATCCCCGAGGTTGGATCGAGCAGGTGGAGCAGGCAGCGGCCCAGGGTCGTCTTGCCGCTCCCGCTCTCGCCGACCAAGCCCAGCACCTCTCCCGCCGCGATCTCCAGCGAGACGCCGTCGACCGCGGCCAGGCGGCGCGGCTCGTACCGGAAGCGGAGCCGGCCGCCCTCCGACACCGCGAGATGGATCGATGCCCAGAACCCGCCGATCCGGAACACCTTGCGCACGTCCCGGCCCCGGAGGAGCGGCGCGCCCGGTGCCCCATCGCGCTGCCGGACCGAGCCGGCCGGCGCCCGGGCGCTCGAGCCGCCATCCCCGGCGGGTGCGGTCCAGGCGAACCCGGCCACATCATGCGCCCGCCAGCAACGGGCGACCCAGTGGTCGCTGATCCGCACGTCGACCTGCGGCTCGCGGGCGCAGCGATCGTGGCGGAAGGGGCACCGCGGCTCGAACAGACAGCCCGGCGGTGGCTCGGTGAGGTCCGGCAGCCGGCCAGGGATCGGCTGGAGCCGGCGCGAGCGCCAGTCCACGCTGACCGTTGGCAAGGAAGCCAGGAGGCCCTTCGTATACGGGTGGACAGGCGCCTTGAAGAGCTCGGCGGCCGAGCCCCGCTCCATGAGCTGGCCCGCGTAGAGCACACCCACGTGATCGCAGAGCCGGCTCACCACGGCCAGGCTGTGGCTGATGTACAACAGGCTCAGCCGGTGACGGGCCTTCAGCTCTTCCAGCAGATCGAGGAGCTGGGCCTCGACCGTCACGTCCAGGGCCGTGGTCGGCTCGTCGAGGATGAGCAGCGACGGCTCGCACGCGATGGCGGCGGCGATCAGGGCGCGCTGCTGCATGCCGCCGCTCAGCTGGTGGGGGTAGGCCTGGGCCACGTCGCGCGTCCGGGTGATCCCGAGCTCGGCCAGGAGCTCTCGGGCGCGCCCCAGGGCCCCGCCGCGCGACAGGCCCCGGTGCTGCTCCAGGGGCTCGGCGATCTGCCGGCCGACCCGGATGGACGGGTTGAGGCACGTCCCCGGGCTCTGAAAGACCGCGCCGATCCGGTCCCCCAGGAGCTTCCGCCGCGCCGTCTTGCCCAGGCGCGAGAGGTCCTGGCCTTCGAAGACGATCACGCCGCCGTCGACGCGCGCCTCCGGCGCCAGCAGGTCCAGGATCGCCGCGGCGATCGTGCTCTTGCCCGACCCCGACTCGCCGACCAGCCCCACGCCCTCCGCCGGCTGGATCGAGAGCGACACTCGGGAGACGGCCTCGATGGGCCCGTACGGCGTGTCGTAGGAGACCGACAGGTCCCGGACCTCGAGGAGCGGCGCGCCGGCCATCTCTAGCGCCGCCCCCGGCCCTTGGGATCCAAGAGCTCCCGCAGGCCGTCCCCCACGAGGTTCACCGCCACGACCGTGATGCACATGGCCGCCCCCGGCACCAGCGCGATCCAGGGAGCCTGATCGAGGAACGACCGCGCCTCGCTGATCATGAGGCCCCAGTCCGCGGCCGGCGGCCGCACGCCGAGCCCGAGGAAGCTCAGCACCGCCCCGACCAGGATGGCGAAGGTCACGCGGAGGCTCGCCTCGACGATGATGGGCGGCCAGGCGTTGGGCAGGAGCTCGTGGAGCACGATGTACCAGGCGGTCTCGCCGCGGGCCTGCGCGGCCTGGATGAACTCCTGTCCGCGCAGGTCGAGCACCACGCTCCGCGTGATCCGGGCCAGTCCCGGCGTGAACAGGCATCCAATGGTGACGGTGGTCTTCCAGAGCGCGGGCGGAGTGACGGTCAGGATCAGCATGACGAAGATCACCGGCGGGAACGCCACGATGACGTCGAGGGACCGCATGATGAGCTCGTCGACCCGGCCCCGGAAGTGCCCGGCGATCAGCCCCAGCGGGACACCGAAGGCCAGGTTCACCAGGGTGGCGGCCAGACCGATGAACAGGGACAGCCGGCTCCCGTCCAGCGTCCGGCTCAAGACGTCCCGGCCCAAATCGTCCGTCCCGAGCCAGTACGTGGCGCCCGGGGCCTTCAGGCGATCCCGGGCATGGATCTCGTCGTAGGGGTACGGCGCGATGTACGGTCCCAGGACGGCCAGGGCCACGATCGCCCCCAGGACGATGGAGCCGGCGATCAGGTTCGCCGGGATCCGCCGCCGTCGTGGCCGGCTTCGCACCCCGGCTCGCCCTGCCGCGGGTCCGCCCGTCAGCCGCGCGGCGTCAGCTGACGACCCGTCCATACCGGATCTTGGGATTGAAGTAGGCGTACAGGAGGTCCGCCCCCAGATTGGTGACCGCGTAGATCACGGTCAGGATGAGCACCATCGCCTGCAGCATGGGGAGGTCGTGGTGCTCGATCGACGACAAGAGGTGGCGCCCCATCCCGGGGAAGCCGAACACCGATTCGATCACCACGATCCCCCCGATGAGGAAGCCGACGTCATTGGCGAGAATGGTGATCGTCGGCAGCAGCCCGTTACGGAGGGCGTGGCGG
Protein-coding sequences here:
- a CDS encoding ABC transporter permease; the encoded protein is MRSRPRRRRIPANLIAGSIVLGAIVALAVLGPYIAPYPYDEIHARDRLKAPGATYWLGTDDLGRDVLSRTLDGSRLSLFIGLAATLVNLAFGVPLGLIAGHFRGRVDELIMRSLDVIVAFPPVIFVMLILTVTPPALWKTTVTIGCLFTPGLARITRSVVLDLRGQEFIQAAQARGETAWYIVLHELLPNAWPPIIVEASLRVTFAILVGAVLSFLGLGVRPPAADWGLMISEARSFLDQAPWIALVPGAAMCITVVAVNLVGDGLRELLDPKGRGRR
- a CDS encoding ABC transporter ATP-binding protein, encoding MAGAPLLEVRDLSVSYDTPYGPIEAVSRVSLSIQPAEGVGLVGESGSGKSTIAAAILDLLAPEARVDGGVIVFEGQDLSRLGKTARRKLLGDRIGAVFQSPGTCLNPSIRVGRQIAEPLEQHRGLSRGGALGRARELLAELGITRTRDVAQAYPHQLSGGMQQRALIAAAIACEPSLLILDEPTTALDVTVEAQLLDLLEELKARHRLSLLYISHSLAVVSRLCDHVGVLYAGQLMERGSAAELFKAPVHPYTKGLLASLPTVSVDWRSRRLQPIPGRLPDLTEPPPGCLFEPRCPFRHDRCAREPQVDVRISDHWVARCWRAHDVAGFAWTAPAGDGGSSARAPAGSVRQRDGAPGAPLLRGRDVRKVFRIGGFWASIHLAVSEGGRLRFRYEPRRLAAVDGVSLEIAAGEVLGLVGESGSGKTTLGRCLLHLLDPTSGIIEFEGRRLGDLTDEEIRAFRRRAQIVFQNPDSSLNPRKRVGEILGRPLELFRVMDPARIPARVRELLQLVKLPVAYAERLPHQLSGGEKQRVGIARALASSPRFVVCDEAVSALDASLQAGIVNLLSDLRAELGVSLLFISHDLSVVSYLADRIAVMYHGRLCEVGPTSAVLQPPYHPYTQALLSAVPRLDVGEGRAERLRLRDAPPDLLPDGRGCPFKARCPIKLGPVCDEEPPPAVAAGREHVIYCHHPLDVLGRLESVVPDCGVAPAVRE